TGGGTGGAGGAGGCGATATTGGTTTTACGGTTTCTCACTCAGAGGGAAGAGAACGTTACCGTTTGTGACGTGGGATGTGGGAGTGGGGTTATTGGAATTTCCTGTGCGTTTTGGGTTCCTGGTCTTCAAGTCTTTGGGGTTGATATTTCTGAAAAGGCCATAATACTTGCGCAACGGAATGCGCAACGATTGGGTATTGCGGACCGAGTTTTCCTTTTGCGTTCTAACCTTTTTGAGGTCTTTCGTGATTCGGGTGTTTGTTTTGATGCAATTCTTGCGAATCCACCGTATGTGTCTCAAGAGGAATGGAATAGTCTTGCCCGGGAAGTTCGAGAATATGAGCCAAAAGAGGCTCTCGTGGCTGATCAGGATGGTTTGGGAATGATATGGAGGATCATAGAAGAGGGAGTTTCCTTTTTAAAGGAACGAGGAGTTTTTTTGATTGAGCATGACCCGCGGCAGAAAGATACGATTCAGGAGAGAGTCCAGGGATACTCATCTCTGGAGTATGTATGTTCTATTGAAGATTATAGTGGGAGAACCAGAGCAAGTATGCTTAGGAAAAGAAAGGGGGATTGATGATGAAGGTGTTGCTGGGAAGTGATCATGCTGGGGTTCAATTGAAAGAAGACTTGAAAATATTCATTCAGAGCCTGGGTCACGAAGTGGAA
This portion of the Atribacterota bacterium genome encodes:
- the prmC gene encoding peptide chain release factor N(5)-glutamine methyltransferase, coding for MALVRKIWKDLVNTLRENRILSPTREARLLLAQLLRTTPGRVYLFWDFDLDGELLRELYAMLEERLRGVPLQYILGEWEFLSLPFQMEKGVFIPRFDTEAWVEEAILVLRFLTQREENVTVCDVGCGSGVIGISCAFWVPGLQVFGVDISEKAIILAQRNAQRLGIADRVFLLRSNLFEVFRDSGVCFDAILANPPYVSQEEWNSLAREVREYEPKEALVADQDGLGMIWRIIEEGVSFLKERGVFLIEHDPRQKDTIQERVQGYSSLEYVCSIEDYSGRTRASMLRKRKGD